The genomic DNA AAGTCTGCTATACTTCCAAAGCAAAGAATCATGGAGAGGAAATCCCAAACACGTGAACTCGTCCAAACGCCCAAACCAAGACGCACTCTATCAAGCACTCAATATCTATTGCGATGTAATGCGTCCCTTCATTCTTAAAAACCTGAAAACCGTACAAAACCTATCACCAAAAGATCATTTTGAAAACGAATCGGATATAGATATTGGCGATTTCCCTTACCTCTTCAGAGAGTATTGGCACGATGTTTTTAAATACCTTTTCGATCCAGATCGGGACATCCGCAGTGCTGTAGGTATCATAACCGAAGCACGAAATAAGGTTGCCCATCCCCAAGCAGAAGACCTCACATCGGGATATACCCTCTCCCGACTCCATGAAATTGCCGATATACTTGGACAAATCAATGCCCCTGAACAGAAACGGGAAGTTGAAACCATCCGCGACAAGTTGCTAACCAATACAGCACCAACCGTAGAAGCCAAACCGAAACTCCCGCGTAGAAAAGCAGCAGACCTCACCCCATGGCGCGATGTCATCCGTCCGAACACCGATGTTATTGAAGGTTCTTTCCGAAAATCGGAATTCGCCGCCGATCTTCAGGAAGTTTTTGAAGGAAAAGCGAAAACCTCGGAATATGGCGAAACCGACATCTTCTTCAATCAAACATACATCACCCCGGGACTCAAGGAATTGTTGGTTAACACCCTAAAACGACTCGGCGGTAAAGGCAGCAATCCAGTTATCCAACTCAAAACCGGTTTTGGGGGTGGGAAAACCCATAGTCTCATTGCCCTCTATCATCTTATTACCGGTATTAATATTCTAAGAGAACTTCCAGCGGACGATCAATACAAGCGACTCCGAGAAGAAATAGAAGACATCTTGGAGGAAGCGGATTGGGATGACAACACACCGCTTAACGCCAACGTCTCTGTTCTGGTCGGTACCTACCTCTCTACGACCGACGCAGATGAAACCAAACAGGGGGACCCACTCAATACGCTCTGGGGTATGATGGCAGAGCAACTCGGTGGACAGGATGCCTATAATATCATTGGTGAAGCCGCACGCATGGGAACTGCCCCCGGCGGAAATCAGTTGGACAGACTCTTTGAACACGTCGGTCCCTCTGTCATCTTAATAGATGAACTCGTTGCCTATGTCCGTAATGTACAAGGCGTCACACAGGAAAGCATCTACACCTTCTTTCAGGCAGTTACAGAGTCTGTAAACAGGTCTAAGAACGTTACACTCGTTGCAACGCTACCAGAAGGACAAATACACGCAGGCGGCGAAGGTGGGATGACCGCTCTTGATACCCTCGGATCTATCCTCGAAAGGGTTGATGCTGTCTCTATTCCGTTAGAAGTGGATAACGCTAATGAGGTCGTGCGCAGGCGACTGTTCGGTAACCTAATTGACGAGACAGAACGCGACCAGACCTGTGAAGCGTTCCGAAGGATGTACCAGAACTCCCGCAGCGAATATCCGAGTAACGTTAGCGATCAAGACTACCTGAAACGCATGAAAGATTGCTATCCTATCCACCCGGAAATATTCGATCGGCTCTTTCAGGACTGGTCGGCTATCCCTGGATTTCAGCGCACCCGCGGTGTCCTTCGAATCATGGCGACTTGCATTTCTCGTCTTTATCAAGAACAAGACCCCTCTCTGCTGATAATGCCTGCGAACCTCACCCTTGACGATCCCGCACTTTCCGATGAATTCACCAGACTCTTGGCAAGGTCTGGCGGAAATTGGGACCCCGTCGTCCAAGAGATAGACAGCCACGGTTCTCGCACCGATCAGATTGATCGAGACTCTCAGAGTTTCATTGAGGTCGGTAGTGCAGCACGGCGTATCGCGCGTACCATATTCCTCGGCAGTGCCACCAGCCATGCGGTCAAGGGTATATCTCGGCAGCAAATTCATCTCGGTGTTGTTGAACCCGGACAAGGGGTCTCAGTCTACAACGATGCTCTCAGCAGAATGACCGGCAACCTCTATTTCCTCTATAACCTTGACGAGAGATACTACTTCCACACCCAAGAGAACCTCAATAAAGTCGCTATAGATCGCGCAGCAGAATACTCCGAAGAAGATATCCACGCTGAAATTGTTTCACGCTTGGAAAGAACTGTTCAAAGCACTTCAAACGTGAGGGTCTGTCCTACATCCGTAAACCTTGTCAAGGATTCCCAAACCCTTCAGTACGTCATTCTCCACCCGCAGGCATCCCTACCCAGTCGCGAGAAGGAGACCGATTTAGCACGCGAAGCTGCGCTTAAAATTCTTACATATAACACGGACGATGAAAGACCGCGCACCTTCAGGAATACCCTCCTCTTCATCGCATCGCGGCGAGACGACATCCGAGAACTCAGAAATTTCGTCAAAAACTACCTTGCATGGCACTCTATCATGAACGGAGATGCCCTACACAGGGCACTCACTCATCTTGAAGGCGCGCGGTTAGACCAGACAACGGAGAACCTTGAAGCCGCTGAGGATGCCGTAACAACAGCACTCTTCAAGGCATATCGATGGGGACTTGCTCCTTCGCAAGCAGATCCGCGGAAGGATGACTATGATTTTTCTGTTGCTGACACAAAGCCGACAGATGGCAGAATTGTCCAACGCCTCCGTGAAAAGTTTACTGACGAGGATGCAATCGTCACAAAAATTGCACCTGACATCTTCGCTGCACGGTTACAACAATACATCTGGAGTAGCGATGCTTATCAAGAGCATGTTGGCGTAGATACTCTCTGGGAACTCATGACACAAAACGTCTACATGCCCCGCCTGAGAGATCGGAACGTCTTGGCGACGTGTCTTAGAGACGGAATCGCAGCAGGAACGTTTGGCTATGCCAGCGCGTATCAAGATGGCGATTATCGGAACTTCCGTTTTGAAGAACAGATCGGGGGACTCCGAATCGCTGAGGAGAGTACTGCCGTTCTCATAAATCCTGAAATGGCGAAGCTGCTCAAAGAAGCACAAGAAGAAAAACAGGTGCCGCCAACACCCCCAGAACCCGATCAAAAAGCAACAGGCGGTTCGACAAGCATTGTAGTCGATCCACCCCAACCAAAGGGACCTACGCATATTGTTGTCACTAAGGCACTGCAGTTAGAATTACCTTTCATGGACGATATAGAAACCCTGCAAGACGAAATTGCCCGTACCCTCCAAACAGACGGCGGGACAGTAAAAGTGGAAATCACCGTTACTGCCGACAAATCAGACGGCTTTTCGGAAAACACCACCCGCGCCGTTAAGCAAAACAGCGAACACCTCAACGCCGACTTCAAAAGCGACTAAAAACCTGCAGTCTTTGTAGCACAAACTTTTAGTTTGTGCATGCTCTCTGTAGCATAGACTGTTAGTCTGTGCCTTC from Candidatus Poribacteria bacterium includes the following:
- a CDS encoding DUF499 domain-containing protein, whose amino-acid sequence is MNSSKRPNQDALYQALNIYCDVMRPFILKNLKTVQNLSPKDHFENESDIDIGDFPYLFREYWHDVFKYLFDPDRDIRSAVGIITEARNKVAHPQAEDLTSGYTLSRLHEIADILGQINAPEQKREVETIRDKLLTNTAPTVEAKPKLPRRKAADLTPWRDVIRPNTDVIEGSFRKSEFAADLQEVFEGKAKTSEYGETDIFFNQTYITPGLKELLVNTLKRLGGKGSNPVIQLKTGFGGGKTHSLIALYHLITGINILRELPADDQYKRLREEIEDILEEADWDDNTPLNANVSVLVGTYLSTTDADETKQGDPLNTLWGMMAEQLGGQDAYNIIGEAARMGTAPGGNQLDRLFEHVGPSVILIDELVAYVRNVQGVTQESIYTFFQAVTESVNRSKNVTLVATLPEGQIHAGGEGGMTALDTLGSILERVDAVSIPLEVDNANEVVRRRLFGNLIDETERDQTCEAFRRMYQNSRSEYPSNVSDQDYLKRMKDCYPIHPEIFDRLFQDWSAIPGFQRTRGVLRIMATCISRLYQEQDPSLLIMPANLTLDDPALSDEFTRLLARSGGNWDPVVQEIDSHGSRTDQIDRDSQSFIEVGSAARRIARTIFLGSATSHAVKGISRQQIHLGVVEPGQGVSVYNDALSRMTGNLYFLYNLDERYYFHTQENLNKVAIDRAAEYSEEDIHAEIVSRLERTVQSTSNVRVCPTSVNLVKDSQTLQYVILHPQASLPSREKETDLAREAALKILTYNTDDERPRTFRNTLLFIASRRDDIRELRNFVKNYLAWHSIMNGDALHRALTHLEGARLDQTTENLEAAEDAVTTALFKAYRWGLAPSQADPRKDDYDFSVADTKPTDGRIVQRLREKFTDEDAIVTKIAPDIFAARLQQYIWSSDAYQEHVGVDTLWELMTQNVYMPRLRDRNVLATCLRDGIAAGTFGYASAYQDGDYRNFRFEEQIGGLRIAEESTAVLINPEMAKLLKEAQEEKQVPPTPPEPDQKATGGSTSIVVDPPQPKGPTHIVVTKALQLELPFMDDIETLQDEIARTLQTDGGTVKVEITVTADKSDGFSENTTRAVKQNSEHLNADFKSD